AGCTGATCTTAGTGAGTGCCAGCAGAATCCactcctccctccagctcctactcttggtgccctatctcctgAAAAGGATGTATTTGCTTTTGGGGGGCTAAGGCAGTAGAGAGCGCTTAAATTGGATGAAATTATCCTGCTTGGGAAGAAGTGGGCAAGCAGTAAATGTAACGTCTTGACTGTCAAGAGGCTGCAGGCTGCAGCCAAAACTAAAATTCCTGAAGAGGTGTAAATCTTCTGTTCACCCTGGGGACTGGGAGGGTGGCAGGTTGGGCTGCAGCCTGAGCCTACTGCTCCAGCCCTGGAGCAGAGCAAGAGTCCAGTCCCTACAAGCTATCCAATCCTCCATGTCTCTGCAACATTTCCAGCACAAGAATAGTGCTTTTGACTGTATTACCAGCAAAAAGGAACAAACGTGAGACCCCCAGTGACTTCTAGCTCAACACCACCTCATTCCTGCACGGTCTTTCCTTTCTGACATGTCCAACCAAGAATCAGTGCTATCAGTCGAGATGAATGTATGTGCAATGCATCGTTATGGAGCTAACTCCGTATGCCTGCTGTGACCGGTAGAGCAGGGCGAGAAGTGGTATTTGTGGCAAAACTGGGGCTAAGCTGGGATTTGACTCCTGGCAGTGGTTTTCTGGGGGTGTCCGTGCCATGGCATCTGAGCTGGGCTGGGCCGTCCGTCCGCAGAGCAGCTCCGCAGCCCCCCGACACGGCGATGCTCCTGGGGCTGTCGGAAGGCAAATCCCCGCCTGGAGCTTGCTGGTGGTGCTTCACGGCCGCCTGCTTGGCATTGCCATCGGGGCTCTGGCCACGGAGCTTCGCGCCCCAGCCTGGCTCGAGGCCGGTGGGCTCCTCGCAGCAGCGGCAGGGTCGGTGTCGTGGGGGCTTGGGCTCTGGCCGGTCCCCGCCGGGCACCCAGATGGAATCTGAAAGTCGCAGCCCCACGGCCGGCACTTCCCCTTCTGCGGTTTCCTTGCCTTCTCCGGCTCAGCAAAGCTGGGCGATCCTGACATAATTTCCCCGTTATGATGCGCTCGTTTTTGTTCCCTTGAAATCCTGCGCCCGCCCAGCGGCCGGGGATAAAAGGAGGGCAGCGCCGCAGGGGCCGAGCATCGTGCAGAGGagagcccagcagcccccccagctccagctccagccccactcGCGAACCCCTCGGCCCCCGCAGCACCATGAAGGTCCCCGCAGCCGCCCTGGTCGCTCTCCTCCTCGTGGCCGCCCGCTCCCCGTCCGAGGCCCATCTCGGTGAGTCCGGCATCGCCGCGTCCTGCCCGGGGCGGGGTGTGCCGTCGCTCCGCGGGAGCTGCCGGAGAGCCCCATCCCCGTCAGCGGGGAGCCTCGCGGCTCCGGGGAGGGCTGGGAGCGGGAGACCACCGCCAAcgctggggctggggcttggGGTCGGGCTGTCccggggggccgccgccggggaaCGCGACACACGGGGGGCCGGGGGAGATGGCGCATCCCTGGGGAAGGAGCCCCGAGCGCCGGTGGGGCCGGAGCCCGCGCTCTGGCCCGGGGTCTCACCGGGGCCGTCTGCCCGTCTCTGCCCTCGCAGACGGCGTCCCCACCACCTGCTGCTTCAGCTACCAGCAACGCCCCGTCCCGCGCGGCCTCGTCGCCTCCGTCTACgtcaccagcagcagctgcacccaGCCGGGAGTGATGTGAGTGCccaccgc
The Harpia harpyja isolate bHarHar1 chromosome 12, bHarHar1 primary haplotype, whole genome shotgun sequence genome window above contains:
- the LOC128149135 gene encoding C-C motif chemokine 3-like, translating into MKVPAAALVALLLVAARSPSEAHLDGVPTTCCFSYQQRPVPRGLVASVYVTSSSCTQPGVILVTKKKKELCVDPQAPWVRAHLKHFQALKN